A genomic region of Rickettsiales bacterium contains the following coding sequences:
- a CDS encoding ATP-binding protein: protein MTVILKRKTAKPGPADRLKQIFPGDSEMAQRMRAFDWSTSVLGSPLNWPENLRIAVSLCLTSRFPIVMWWGPELAMLYNDAYIPFMNKTRHPHAIGKRGKEVWGEIWDFIGPMLESVRTTGEATWADDFLFLFARRIPREEVHVRFTYGPILSPDGSTVEGIFCPCTEITAEVIGARQLETLRKLGVKAAASRTVTEASRSVADVLGENPFDIPFSAVYLMDEATQKVELSSSSGIAPGGWQLPLCVSLVEEDSATLPLASALRRNYPADNIDLQKLEIRLVSPPWPDPVNRCAILPIRTASHSQPIGLLVVGISPCRPLDATYRTFLELVATHAGTALVEAQAHEEECKRAETLAELNRAKTVFFSNISHEFRTPLTLLLGPIEDALNDPGTISINRERLEIAHRNALRMLKLVNTLLDFSRIEAGRMQASYIPTDLTTYTAELASNFRSIMEKSGLHFTVNCPALPEAVYIDHDMWEKIVLNLLSNAFKFTFSGEVAVSLSKNDNQAVLTVRDTGSGIPESELPHIFERFYRVEGTEGRTYEGSGIGLSLVKELVKLHGGDISVQSEFGKGSEFTVCIPLGKAHLPAEAIKEKASNIAQATRANAFLSEALRWLPETIPYIPPGMELHDLTDNTIIGARIVLADDNADMRDYVKRLLTPYYRVEAVGDGKAALEAIEREMPDLVLTDIMMPQLNGVELLSILRGKESTKNLPVILLSARAGDEAKIEGMQSGADDYLTKPFSARELQARVHNALKLAYARNETNVRLRKSESRLLAETDMLKKLNILSSRLWNKRNINEGLDALLGSTIELLDADFGSIQLLDAQRQVLIIAAHHGFRKDFLDRFHEVHIEAESACATALRLRTRIIIEDSESSTNFAPFTEMARMSGFHTMQATPLIGWDGIPLGILSTHFRSVRKLNEQDLRRLDLYARQTADFVERCRVEEVLIEARNKANEASRAKTEFLANMSHEIRTPMNAIVGLSHILSSNRMPPARTRECIATLQASAEQLMKLINDMLDLSKIESNAVELEEIAFRPAQLAKDCLKIISVEAEKKGLSITLEQQGDIEYRGDPLRIRQIMMNLLSNAVKFTPKGFVTIRTECYPAYDSSGNGKLMFIVSDSGIGMTQDTIAKIFDKFTQADSSTTRKYGGTGLGLTISRQLAELMGGHLTVKSELGKGTEFTLSLPLPALHFCKLNTPDTLSPAGPVSTAPLHILLVEDNEANILVAETILNNLGHKCEIANSGYEALQRLEKEHFDLVLMDVQMQELDGLETTKIIRRKEAREKRNPVYIIAMTAHTLVGDREKCLAAGMNDYLPKPFNIEILQSKLLTITGLRKSA from the coding sequence ATGACTGTTATACTAAAGCGTAAAACCGCAAAACCCGGTCCCGCTGATCGGCTAAAACAGATTTTTCCGGGTGATAGCGAAATGGCCCAGCGGATGCGAGCATTTGACTGGTCAACCAGCGTTCTTGGCTCTCCCCTGAACTGGCCAGAAAATCTGCGCATCGCCGTGAGCCTTTGCCTGACATCGCGCTTTCCCATTGTCATGTGGTGGGGACCTGAACTCGCCATGCTATACAACGACGCCTATATTCCCTTTATGAATAAAACCAGGCATCCCCATGCCATCGGCAAACGGGGAAAAGAAGTCTGGGGCGAAATATGGGACTTCATCGGGCCGATGTTAGAGAGCGTGCGCACTACCGGCGAGGCGACATGGGCGGACGATTTCCTGTTTCTCTTCGCACGCCGGATTCCGCGGGAAGAAGTGCATGTCCGTTTTACGTATGGTCCCATTCTCTCCCCGGACGGCAGCACGGTTGAAGGCATTTTCTGCCCGTGCACGGAAATTACGGCGGAAGTGATTGGGGCGCGCCAGCTGGAAACGTTACGAAAGCTCGGCGTCAAAGCCGCAGCATCGCGCACTGTAACGGAAGCTTCCCGGTCAGTGGCGGATGTGCTTGGGGAGAACCCATTCGATATTCCATTTTCGGCAGTATACCTTATGGATGAAGCAACACAGAAAGTAGAGTTAAGTAGCTCTTCAGGTATTGCGCCCGGTGGCTGGCAACTTCCCCTCTGTGTTTCCCTTGTGGAAGAGGACTCAGCAACTTTACCGCTTGCTTCAGCATTGCGGCGTAATTATCCAGCGGACAATATAGATCTGCAAAAGCTTGAAATACGCCTTGTATCCCCTCCTTGGCCCGATCCTGTGAACAGATGTGCTATATTACCGATTCGCACTGCATCGCATAGCCAGCCGATAGGACTGCTCGTAGTCGGCATCAGTCCCTGCCGTCCTCTCGACGCAACATACCGCACTTTCCTTGAACTGGTGGCAACGCATGCTGGGACTGCTCTCGTAGAGGCACAAGCCCATGAAGAAGAGTGTAAAAGGGCTGAAACGCTGGCGGAGCTGAATCGGGCAAAGACCGTCTTCTTCAGCAACATCAGCCATGAATTCCGCACACCGCTCACGCTTCTTTTGGGACCTATTGAAGATGCGCTTAATGATCCTGGCACTATTTCCATTAACCGGGAACGTCTGGAAATCGCACATCGTAATGCACTGCGCATGCTGAAACTGGTAAACACGCTTCTGGATTTCTCGCGTATCGAAGCCGGGCGTATGCAGGCATCCTATATTCCCACCGATCTTACCACTTATACTGCAGAACTTGCCAGCAATTTCCGCTCCATCATGGAGAAGTCCGGACTGCATTTTACAGTGAATTGCCCCGCCCTGCCGGAAGCAGTCTATATCGACCATGACATGTGGGAAAAGATTGTTCTCAATCTGCTCTCCAATGCCTTCAAATTTACCTTTAGCGGTGAAGTAGCCGTCTCGCTAAGCAAAAATGACAATCAAGCCGTACTCACCGTGCGTGATACGGGCAGCGGCATCCCTGAAAGCGAGCTACCGCATATATTCGAGCGCTTTTATCGTGTCGAAGGCACAGAGGGGCGAACTTATGAAGGCAGCGGCATCGGTTTGTCGCTGGTGAAGGAACTGGTAAAACTGCACGGGGGGGACATATCGGTACAGAGCGAATTTGGCAAAGGCAGCGAATTTACTGTGTGTATTCCGCTGGGCAAAGCACACCTGCCTGCTGAGGCTATAAAAGAGAAGGCTTCCAATATTGCTCAAGCAACAAGAGCAAACGCCTTCCTGTCAGAGGCACTTCGCTGGCTTCCGGAAACCATACCTTACATACCACCCGGCATGGAATTGCATGATCTTACTGACAATACAATTATAGGGGCACGTATCGTATTGGCGGATGATAATGCCGATATGCGGGATTATGTGAAACGTCTCCTGACACCTTATTACCGCGTGGAAGCGGTAGGGGACGGCAAGGCAGCCCTGGAAGCGATTGAAAGGGAAATGCCGGACCTTGTGCTTACCGATATCATGATGCCGCAGCTGAACGGGGTGGAACTGCTTTCCATTCTGCGCGGCAAGGAATCTACAAAGAACCTGCCGGTAATCCTGCTATCCGCACGCGCAGGTGACGAAGCAAAGATTGAGGGCATGCAATCCGGCGCCGATGATTACCTGACCAAGCCTTTCAGCGCCCGTGAATTGCAGGCACGGGTACATAATGCGCTCAAGCTGGCTTATGCCCGCAACGAAACAAATGTAAGATTGCGCAAGAGCGAATCGCGGTTGCTTGCAGAAACGGATATGCTTAAGAAACTGAACATACTGAGCTCACGCCTGTGGAACAAACGCAATATCAACGAAGGGCTGGATGCGCTGCTGGGCAGCACGATCGAGCTGCTGGATGCTGATTTCGGCAGTATACAGCTGCTGGACGCCCAAAGGCAGGTGCTTATTATTGCTGCTCACCATGGATTCCGGAAGGATTTCCTGGATCGCTTTCACGAAGTTCACATAGAAGCGGAATCGGCTTGCGCAACGGCGCTGCGTTTGCGAACACGCATCATCATTGAAGATAGTGAGAGCAGCACAAACTTCGCACCGTTTACTGAAATGGCGAGGATGTCAGGTTTCCATACAATGCAGGCAACGCCTCTGATAGGTTGGGATGGAATACCGCTCGGCATACTCTCAACGCATTTCCGTTCGGTGCGAAAGCTGAACGAACAGGATTTACGCAGGCTGGATCTCTACGCGCGCCAGACAGCGGATTTCGTCGAACGCTGCAGGGTGGAGGAAGTCCTGATCGAAGCACGCAACAAGGCGAACGAAGCCAGCCGGGCGAAAACGGAATTTCTGGCCAATATGAGCCATGAAATCCGCACTCCCATGAATGCTATCGTAGGATTGTCCCACATCCTTTCTTCCAACCGCATGCCTCCGGCGCGGACGCGCGAATGCATCGCAACGCTTCAGGCCAGCGCCGAGCAGTTGATGAAACTGATTAACGACATGCTGGATCTGTCGAAAATCGAGTCCAATGCCGTCGAACTGGAAGAAATTGCATTCAGGCCCGCGCAACTGGCAAAAGACTGCCTAAAGATTATTTCCGTAGAGGCTGAAAAGAAAGGATTAAGCATTACACTGGAACAGCAGGGCGATATTGAATATCGCGGCGATCCGCTGCGCATCCGGCAGATCATGATGAACCTGCTTTCCAACGCCGTGAAATTCACTCCCAAAGGCTTCGTGACCATTCGCACGGAATGTTATCCGGCTTACGACTCCTCAGGAAACGGAAAACTGATGTTCATCGTATCCGACAGCGGCATCGGCATGACACAGGATACCATAGCTAAGATATTTGATAAATTCACGCAGGCTGATTCCTCTACCACCCGCAAATACGGCGGCACCGGCCTTGGCCTTACCATCAGCCGGCAACTGGCGGAACTGATGGGCGGCCATCTCACCGTCAAAAGTGAACTCGGAAAAGGGACCGAATTCACCCTGAGCCTGCCGCTGCCTGCACTCCATTTCTGCAAACTTAATACGCCCGATACCCTATCCCCTGCTGGGCCCGTTTCAACCGCACCTCTGCACATCCTTTTGGTGGAAGACAATGAAGCCAATATACTTGTGGCGGAAACGATACTGAACAATCTCGGTCATAAATGCGAAATTGCCAATAGCGGATACGAAGCGCTGCAGAGGCTGGAAAAAGAGCATTTCGATCTGGTATTGATGGACGTTCAGATGCAGGAGCTTGATGGTCTGGAAACCACAAAAATCATTCGCAGAAAAGAGGCAAGAGAAAAACGTAACCCGGTCTATATCATCGCCATGACCGCCCATACATTAGTGGGAGACCGGGAAAAATGTCTGGCGGCGGGGATGAACGACTACCTTCCGAAGCCATTCAACATTGAAATCCTGCAAAGCAAACTGCTGACCATTACCGGACTGCGCAAAAGCGCGTGA
- a CDS encoding enterotoxin, whose protein sequence is MRHTLCLFTVLVSSVFLPFSGVWAQEGKMQSFGNKSIAASVQLQEHLTLKSVEDLRTHVSVQPQDAFILVFRDGQKLRSSAMQLVGKPVLTDIKPDENASKQAAHLPGKKLCAELADEHGAARVHWCIIARGDEPYLRQEVTIQAGKQSLPLSDVQLLHLQDGKARVDGHVAGSPIVSGNFYYGVEHPLSYSSVENGTVTAGIKRTLPLPAGQSITYSSVIGTVRPGQLRRDFLAYLALERAHPYRPFLHYNSWYDLGFGNRFGAEGVLERMQAFGDELVKKRGVTMDSFLMDDGWDNADSLWGFNSDFPDGFATLKETAKRYGFGIGVWLSPWGGYNKEKFERIAYGESKGYEIVNGGYALSGPKYYAKFEEVCLNFIRKYGVNQFKFDGTGNAGQVFPGSLFDSDFSAAIHLIERLRKEDSQLFINLTTGTYPSPFWLRYADSIWRGSNDHGFTGEGTSRQQWMTYRDAETYRNIVKKGPLFPLNSLMLHGIIYAQQAERLNEDPGHDFAAEVHSYFGSGTQLQEMYITPSLLTQADWDVLAESAKWARSNAAILQDSHWIGGDPGKGEAYGWASWADNKGILVLRNPAASMRAIIIDVKHAFELPQDAAEHYVMRSPWVSDASKPAIAIDAGHPQMIELKPFEVLTLESE, encoded by the coding sequence ATGCGCCATACATTATGCCTGTTCACCGTCTTGGTATCTTCCGTTTTCCTGCCGTTCTCCGGTGTGTGGGCCCAGGAAGGGAAAATGCAAAGTTTTGGCAATAAAAGTATTGCGGCGTCTGTGCAGTTGCAGGAGCATCTGACGCTTAAGTCGGTGGAGGATCTGCGGACGCATGTATCCGTGCAGCCCCAGGACGCATTCATTCTCGTGTTTCGGGACGGACAAAAGTTGCGGTCCTCAGCCATGCAGCTGGTGGGAAAGCCGGTGCTTACGGATATAAAACCGGATGAAAACGCTTCAAAGCAGGCGGCTCATCTTCCGGGTAAGAAATTATGTGCAGAACTGGCGGATGAACATGGCGCGGCGCGGGTGCATTGGTGTATTATCGCCAGAGGAGATGAGCCCTATCTTAGGCAAGAAGTGACTATCCAGGCGGGTAAGCAATCGCTTCCCCTATCGGATGTGCAACTGCTGCATTTGCAGGACGGTAAGGCGAGGGTAGATGGGCATGTTGCCGGTTCACCTATCGTGAGCGGGAATTTCTATTACGGTGTTGAACATCCGCTTTCCTATAGCAGTGTTGAAAATGGCACGGTAACTGCCGGGATAAAGCGTACGTTACCGCTTCCGGCGGGCCAGTCCATTACCTACTCCTCCGTCATCGGCACAGTGAGACCCGGACAGTTGCGGCGTGATTTCCTTGCATATCTTGCGCTGGAGCGCGCGCATCCTTACCGCCCGTTCCTGCATTACAATAGCTGGTACGATCTCGGATTCGGCAACCGTTTCGGCGCGGAAGGCGTGCTCGAGAGGATGCAGGCATTTGGTGATGAACTCGTCAAGAAGCGCGGCGTTACGATGGATTCTTTCCTGATGGATGACGGGTGGGATAACGCCGACTCGCTGTGGGGTTTTAACAGCGATTTCCCGGATGGATTTGCCACACTTAAAGAAACGGCGAAGCGTTATGGATTCGGCATTGGCGTATGGCTTTCGCCGTGGGGGGGATACAATAAGGAAAAGTTCGAGCGCATCGCGTATGGTGAAAGCAAAGGCTATGAAATCGTCAATGGTGGGTATGCGCTTTCGGGACCGAAATATTACGCGAAGTTCGAGGAAGTATGCCTTAATTTCATCCGAAAATACGGCGTCAATCAGTTCAAGTTCGACGGTACGGGCAATGCCGGTCAAGTCTTCCCCGGCAGTCTTTTCGACAGCGATTTCTCCGCCGCCATCCATCTGATCGAACGGCTGCGAAAGGAAGACAGCCAGCTTTTCATTAACCTGACGACGGGGACTTATCCTTCACCGTTCTGGTTGCGCTATGCGGATTCTATCTGGCGAGGGAGCAACGATCACGGCTTTACAGGTGAAGGAACTTCGCGGCAGCAATGGATGACATACCGCGATGCGGAGACCTACCGTAATATCGTGAAGAAGGGGCCGTTATTTCCGCTTAATTCGCTGATGCTGCATGGGATTATTTATGCGCAGCAGGCGGAACGGCTGAATGAAGATCCCGGGCATGATTTTGCGGCGGAAGTGCATTCCTATTTTGGCAGCGGAACGCAGTTACAGGAGATGTATATCACGCCTTCGCTATTGACGCAGGCAGATTGGGACGTGCTGGCGGAAAGCGCAAAATGGGCGCGCAGTAATGCCGCTATTCTACAGGATTCCCACTGGATCGGCGGCGATCCCGGCAAAGGTGAAGCATATGGCTGGGCTTCCTGGGCAGATAATAAAGGTATTCTGGTGCTGCGTAATCCTGCTGCGTCCATGCGGGCGATCATTATCGATGTGAAACATGCATTCGAGTTGCCGCAAGATGCTGCCGAGCATTATGTGATGCGCAGCCCGTGGGTTTCCGATGCAAGCAAGCCGGCGATTGCCATAGATGCAGGTCATCCGCAAATGATTGAATTGAAACCGTTTGAAGTACTGACACTGGAAAGTGAATAA
- a CDS encoding plastocyanin/azurin family copper-binding protein, with amino-acid sequence MKTFLLSACLCIGAVAVSSAASAKEYTVHTVSDYKNMRMYFNPEELHIKVGDTVTWVNDAPETHSVITYPDGFPEKAEGFASPALEKQGQKWSHKFTHAGTYEYHCIPHIMMGMRGFIVVGKPSTHAQAHKPSPEEVKKYRDSLLEYFDEDTISKMPSYITEKLQPKKP; translated from the coding sequence TTTCTGCATGCCTCTGCATTGGTGCGGTCGCTGTTTCGAGTGCTGCGTCTGCCAAAGAATATACAGTGCATACGGTCAGCGATTACAAAAACATGCGCATGTATTTCAATCCCGAAGAGCTGCATATTAAGGTGGGAGATACGGTGACCTGGGTAAATGATGCCCCGGAAACCCATAGCGTCATTACCTATCCGGACGGTTTCCCTGAGAAGGCGGAAGGGTTTGCAAGCCCGGCGCTTGAGAAGCAGGGGCAGAAATGGTCCCATAAATTTACCCATGCAGGCACTTATGAGTATCACTGCATTCCGCATATCATGATGGGAATGCGTGGTTTTATCGTGGTGGGAAAGCCTTCCACCCATGCGCAGGCGCATAAACCAAGCCCGGAAGAAGTCAAGAAATACCGTGACAGCCTGCTCGAATATTTTGATGAGGATACGATTTCCAAGATGCCCTCGTATATCACAGAAAAACTGCAACCTAAAAAGCCCTGA